The following are encoded in a window of Bradyrhizobium sp. WBOS07 genomic DNA:
- a CDS encoding 3-deoxy-7-phosphoheptulonate synthase encodes MLSTTDDLRIRELKELSTPDEVMREVPRTLTATRVVMAARNAIHAILNGQDDRLLVVVGPCSVHDPRAALDYAERLAKMREDLADQLEIVMRVYFEKPRTTVGWKGLINDPELDGSFDINKGLRLARNVLSAVNNLGLPAGTEFLDMTTPQYIADLVSWAAIGARTTESQIHRELASGLSCPVGFKNGTDGNVRIAADAVKSASHPHHFMAVTKLGRSAIASTAGNEDCHIILRGGSHPNYDAASVAAACNELTRSGVAPLVMVDASHANSSKKPENQPLVMADIAGQIASGEHRIMGVMIESNLVAGRQDVVPGKPLVYGQSITDGCIDWPTTATVLEQLADAVEVRRNTRGAGLHERSA; translated from the coding sequence GTGCTGAGCACGACCGACGATCTTCGCATCCGCGAACTGAAAGAACTGAGCACCCCGGACGAGGTGATGCGCGAGGTCCCGCGCACGCTCACCGCCACTCGCGTGGTCATGGCCGCGCGCAACGCCATCCATGCCATCCTGAACGGCCAGGACGACCGTCTGCTGGTCGTCGTCGGCCCCTGCTCGGTGCATGATCCCAGGGCCGCGCTCGACTACGCCGAGCGTCTCGCCAAGATGCGCGAGGACCTCGCCGATCAGCTCGAGATCGTGATGCGGGTCTATTTCGAGAAGCCGCGCACCACGGTCGGCTGGAAGGGCCTGATCAACGATCCCGAGCTCGACGGCAGCTTCGACATCAACAAGGGCCTGCGGCTGGCGCGCAACGTGCTGTCGGCCGTGAACAATCTCGGCCTGCCCGCCGGCACCGAATTTCTCGACATGACGACGCCGCAATACATCGCCGACCTCGTGTCCTGGGCCGCGATCGGCGCGCGCACGACCGAGAGCCAGATCCACCGCGAGCTGGCGTCCGGTCTGTCGTGTCCGGTCGGGTTCAAGAACGGCACCGACGGCAATGTGCGGATCGCGGCAGATGCAGTGAAATCGGCATCGCATCCGCATCATTTCATGGCCGTCACCAAGCTCGGCCGCTCGGCGATCGCCTCGACCGCCGGCAATGAGGACTGCCACATCATCCTGCGTGGCGGCAGCCATCCGAACTACGACGCGGCGAGCGTTGCGGCGGCTTGCAACGAGTTGACCAGATCGGGTGTCGCGCCGCTGGTGATGGTCGATGCGAGCCACGCCAATTCGAGCAAGAAGCCGGAGAACCAGCCGCTGGTGATGGCGGACATCGCCGGCCAGATCGCCAGCGGGGAGCACCGCATCATGGGTGTGATGATCGAGAGCAATCTCGTCGCCGGCCGCCAGGACGTGGTGCCGGGCAAGCCGCTCGTCTACGGCCAGAGCATCACCGACGGCTGCATCGACTGGCCGACCACGGCAACCGTGCTCGAGCAGCTCGCCGACGCGGTCGAGGTCCGCCGCAACACCCGTGGCGCCGGATTGCACGAGCGGTCGGCATAG
- a CDS encoding HdeD family acid-resistance protein: MTSPEDYSRLQSAMNQTVKTHWKAFLFEGILLAVLGVAALILPPLASLAIAIFLGWMFLISGIGGLIVTYWARNTPGFWWSLISAALAVLTGILLLARPVQAVLTLTIVLGAYFLAEGVATIMYALEHRRDLSSRWSWLLISGLVDIAISFMVITGLPSSAEWAIGILVGINLLFGGASLIGMALAARKSNT; this comes from the coding sequence ATGACATCGCCCGAGGATTATTCACGGCTTCAATCCGCGATGAACCAGACCGTCAAGACGCATTGGAAGGCGTTCCTGTTCGAAGGCATCCTGCTCGCCGTTCTCGGCGTCGCGGCGCTGATCCTGCCGCCGCTCGCAAGCCTTGCGATCGCGATCTTCCTCGGCTGGATGTTCCTGATCAGCGGCATCGGCGGGCTGATCGTGACCTATTGGGCGCGCAACACGCCGGGCTTCTGGTGGTCGCTGATCTCGGCTGCGCTCGCCGTGCTCACCGGCATCCTGTTGCTGGCCCGGCCGGTCCAGGCCGTGCTGACGCTGACCATCGTGCTTGGCGCCTACTTCCTCGCCGAGGGGGTTGCGACCATCATGTACGCGCTGGAGCACCGCCGCGACCTGAGCAGCCGCTGGTCGTGGCTGCTGATCTCGGGCCTCGTCGACATCGCGATCTCGTTCATGGTGATCACGGGGTTGCCGAGCTCCGCGGAATGGGCCATCGGCATCCTCGTCGGTATCAACCTGCTGTTCGGCGGCGCCAGCCTGATCGGCATGGCGCTGGCGGCGCGCAAGAGCAACACCTGA
- a CDS encoding PilZ domain-containing protein: MSVTEFLRQRAVDVAVNGSYSLPRWYDCEGKLRTFACRTKRVSPFRMIVDVPVVGKVGERLTSYFQDFGEFQCTISATLKAGFLMELDMTRARRAWMSEKLTWLEKKQKDDSIQELRRDARFVPQISHSLLTLADGSTHPCFIIDVSTAGVAISCEYDPPVGTALAVGACVGRVIRKFDNGFAVKFAEKQARDDVVHLIARSPLQQSA; this comes from the coding sequence ATGTCCGTCACAGAGTTCCTCAGGCAACGAGCAGTGGACGTCGCCGTGAACGGCAGCTACTCGCTGCCGCGCTGGTACGATTGCGAGGGCAAGCTGCGCACTTTCGCCTGCCGCACCAAGCGCGTCTCACCGTTCCGCATGATCGTGGACGTGCCTGTCGTCGGCAAGGTCGGCGAGCGGCTCACGTCCTACTTCCAGGATTTCGGCGAATTCCAGTGCACCATCAGCGCGACGCTGAAAGCCGGCTTCCTGATGGAGCTCGACATGACGCGGGCGCGGCGCGCCTGGATGTCGGAAAAGCTGACCTGGCTGGAGAAGAAGCAGAAGGACGACAGCATCCAGGAGCTGCGGCGTGATGCGCGCTTCGTTCCCCAGATCTCGCACAGCCTCCTGACGCTCGCCGACGGCAGCACCCATCCCTGCTTCATCATCGACGTCTCCACGGCCGGCGTTGCCATATCCTGCGAGTACGACCCGCCGGTGGGAACAGCGCTGGCTGTCGGCGCCTGCGTGGGGCGGGTCATCCGCAAATTCGACAACGGCTTCGCGGTCAAATTCGCAGAAAAGCAGGCGCGTGACGACGTAGTCCACCTCATTGCGCGCTCGCCGCTGCAGCAATCGGCTTGA
- the epmA gene encoding EF-P lysine aminoacylase EpmA, with protein MTGDKPISPFWSPDRHVDRRPFLRARGAITSAIRGFFAEQGFVEVETSVLQVSPGNETHLHAPRTELMRPDGSRARRYLRTSPEFACKKLLAAGETRIFELARVFRDRERGDLHLPEFTMLEWYRAGASYDAIMADTVVVIARAAQSTGIGTFSFRGRTADPFAEPELLTVAGAFERFAGIDLLSTISGSEGNRATLASAADGKVRIAEDDTWSDIFSKVLVEHVEPHLGQGRLTILFEYPSPEAALARVKANDPRVAERFEVYACGVELANGFGELTDAEEQRKRFTESMTEKQRRYGEAYPLDEDFLAAVAAMPEASGVALGFDRLVMLASGASRIDQVVWTPPANETSSET; from the coding sequence ATGACTGGGGACAAGCCGATCTCACCGTTCTGGTCGCCTGACCGGCACGTCGACCGGCGGCCCTTCCTCAGGGCAAGGGGGGCCATTACCAGCGCAATACGGGGCTTTTTCGCCGAGCAGGGCTTCGTTGAGGTCGAAACTTCCGTTCTCCAGGTCTCCCCGGGCAATGAGACCCATCTGCACGCCCCCCGGACCGAGCTGATGCGGCCGGACGGCAGCCGCGCCAGGCGTTACCTGCGGACATCGCCCGAGTTCGCCTGCAAGAAGCTGCTGGCGGCGGGCGAGACGCGGATCTTCGAGCTCGCCCGCGTGTTCCGCGACCGCGAGCGCGGCGACCTGCATCTGCCCGAATTCACCATGCTGGAATGGTATCGGGCAGGCGCCTCCTATGACGCCATCATGGCCGACACCGTGGTCGTCATCGCCCGGGCCGCGCAGTCGACCGGGATCGGGACTTTCTCATTCCGCGGCCGGACCGCCGATCCCTTCGCCGAGCCGGAACTTCTGACGGTCGCGGGCGCTTTCGAGCGGTTCGCCGGCATCGACCTCTTGTCGACAATCTCGGGCAGCGAGGGTAACCGTGCCACGCTCGCCTCGGCGGCCGACGGAAAGGTTCGGATAGCTGAGGACGACACCTGGTCCGACATCTTCAGCAAGGTCCTGGTCGAGCATGTCGAGCCGCATCTGGGGCAGGGGCGTTTGACCATCTTGTTCGAATACCCATCTCCAGAGGCGGCGCTGGCGCGCGTCAAGGCGAACGATCCCAGGGTGGCCGAGCGCTTCGAGGTCTATGCGTGCGGCGTCGAGCTCGCCAACGGATTTGGGGAACTGACCGACGCCGAGGAGCAGCGCAAGCGCTTCACGGAATCGATGACGGAGAAGCAGCGCCGCTACGGCGAAGCCTATCCGCTGGATGAGGACTTTCTGGCCGCAGTTGCGGCAATGCCGGAGGCGAGCGGCGTTGCGCTCGGCTTCGACCGGCTGGTGATGCTGGCGAGCGGCGCATCGCGAATTGACCAGGTGGTGTGGACACCGCCAGCAAATGAAACGTCTAGTGAGACATGA
- a CDS encoding PilZ domain-containing protein, producing MPPPKKRAARKLLSKHAWITLDGGFAARHCLVQDISDSGAKITLDEDASQLPGVIRLAFARDSRTGRSCQVVWRRGKSAGIKFI from the coding sequence ATGCCACCGCCGAAAAAGCGCGCAGCCCGCAAGCTGCTGTCGAAGCACGCCTGGATCACGCTCGACGGCGGCTTCGCCGCGCGGCATTGCCTGGTCCAGGATATCTCGGATTCCGGCGCCAAGATCACCTTGGACGAGGACGCCAGCCAGCTCCCGGGCGTGATCCGGCTCGCCTTCGCACGCGATTCGCGCACCGGGCGGAGCTGCCAGGTGGTCTGGCGCCGCGGCAAATCGGCCGGCATCAAGTTCATCTGA
- a CDS encoding VOC family protein, translating into MRYLHTMLRVRNLDVALKFYVDAFGLKEVRRIENDKGRFTLVFLCSADDLEALKKQPPTRGAPLVELTWNWDEETYGEDRFFGHLAYEVDDIYATCDKLMKAGVTINRPPRDGNMAFVRSPDLHSIELLQKGDPKPPQEPWASMPNTGHW; encoded by the coding sequence ATGCGATACCTCCACACCATGCTGCGCGTGCGCAATCTCGATGTCGCGCTGAAGTTCTATGTCGATGCTTTCGGGCTGAAGGAGGTACGGCGGATCGAGAACGACAAGGGGCGGTTCACGCTGGTGTTCCTGTGCTCGGCGGACGATCTCGAGGCGTTGAAGAAGCAGCCGCCGACGCGCGGCGCGCCGCTGGTCGAGCTCACCTGGAATTGGGACGAGGAGACCTACGGCGAGGATCGCTTCTTCGGCCATCTCGCCTATGAGGTCGACGACATCTACGCCACTTGCGACAAGCTGATGAAAGCCGGCGTCACCATCAACCGTCCGCCGCGCGACGGCAACATGGCCTTCGTCCGCTCGCCGGACCTGCACTCGATCGAGCTGTTGCAGAAGGGCGATCCGAAGCCGCCGCAGGAGCCGTGGGCCTCGATGCCCAACACCGGTCATTGGTAG
- a CDS encoding lysine-2,3-aminomutase-like protein — MTKANLARTLREPAELVAEHLAPAAALPALERVAARYAVAITPALIELIDPSDPDDPIARQFVPTAAELEMQPGENADPIGDHPHSPVSGIVHRYPDRVLFKLVHVCAVYCRFCFRREMVGPGKESALSDDAYRAAIDYIRSHREIWEVILTGGDPLMLSPRRMSVIMADLAAIEHVKIIRLHTRVPVAEPGRISEEMVAALKVEGATTWVAVHANHARELTGPARAACARLVDAGIPLVSQSVLLRGVNDNIAALSDLMRAFVECRIKPYYLHHGDLAPGTAHLRTTLAEGQDLMRQLRGRVSGLCQPDYVIDIPGGAGKSPVGPSYVLAQQNTATDAREAETKTSYRIVDYCGDVHLYPPET; from the coding sequence ATGACGAAGGCCAATCTTGCACGTACCTTGCGTGAGCCGGCCGAGCTTGTGGCCGAGCATCTTGCTCCGGCGGCAGCGCTGCCCGCGCTCGAGCGCGTGGCCGCGCGCTATGCGGTCGCGATCACGCCGGCGCTGATCGAGCTGATCGACCCGTCAGATCCCGACGATCCCATCGCCCGTCAGTTCGTGCCGACCGCTGCGGAGCTGGAGATGCAGCCGGGCGAGAATGCCGATCCGATCGGCGATCATCCGCACTCGCCAGTATCAGGGATCGTGCATCGCTATCCCGATCGCGTCTTGTTCAAGCTCGTTCACGTCTGCGCGGTCTATTGCCGCTTCTGCTTCCGCCGCGAGATGGTGGGACCGGGCAAGGAGAGCGCGCTGTCGGACGATGCCTATCGCGCGGCGATCGACTACATCCGATCGCATCGCGAGATCTGGGAGGTGATCCTGACCGGCGGCGATCCGCTGATGCTGTCGCCGCGGCGGATGAGCGTGATCATGGCCGACCTCGCGGCGATCGAGCACGTCAAGATCATTCGTCTTCATACCCGTGTTCCGGTGGCCGAACCCGGGCGCATCAGCGAGGAGATGGTTGCGGCGCTCAAGGTCGAGGGCGCGACCACGTGGGTGGCCGTGCATGCCAATCATGCGCGCGAATTGACGGGGCCGGCGCGCGCCGCCTGCGCGCGGCTCGTCGATGCCGGCATTCCGCTGGTGAGTCAGTCCGTGCTCTTGCGCGGGGTCAATGACAACATTGCGGCCCTGTCGGATTTGATGCGAGCTTTCGTCGAATGCCGGATCAAGCCCTATTATCTGCATCACGGCGATCTCGCGCCGGGCACGGCGCATCTGCGGACGACGCTGGCGGAGGGGCAGGACTTGATGCGGCAGTTGCGCGGTCGGGTGTCAGGACTGTGTCAGCCGGACTATGTCATCGACATTCCCGGCGGCGCCGGCAAATCGCCGGTGGGGCCCAGCTATGTGCTGGCGCAGCAAAATACCGCAACCGATGCACGTGAAGCGGAGACGAAAACGAGCTATCGTATCGTCGACTATTGCGGCGACGTTCATCTCTATCCGCCTGAGACCTGA
- the efp gene encoding elongation factor P, which produces MRVIASSIRKGNVIEQDGKLYVVVSAENIHPGKGTPVSQIEMRRISDGVKISERYKTTDQVEKATIEERNYTFLYEDGDGYHFMNPETYDQVQVSKDVVGDAAAYLQPDMTVKLSMHDTNPVSIALPQRVTLEVVETEPVTKGQTASSSYKPAVLSNGVRTTVPPHISVGTRIVVMTEDGSYSERAKD; this is translated from the coding sequence TTGAGAGTCATCGCCAGTTCTATTCGCAAGGGCAACGTGATCGAGCAAGACGGCAAGCTTTATGTCGTCGTCAGCGCCGAGAACATCCATCCGGGCAAGGGCACCCCGGTCAGCCAGATCGAAATGCGCCGAATCTCGGACGGGGTAAAGATCTCCGAGCGCTACAAGACCACCGACCAGGTCGAAAAGGCCACCATCGAAGAGCGCAATTACACGTTCCTGTATGAAGATGGCGACGGCTACCACTTCATGAACCCGGAAACCTACGACCAGGTCCAAGTTTCCAAGGACGTCGTCGGCGACGCGGCCGCGTATCTTCAGCCGGACATGACCGTCAAGCTGTCCATGCACGACACCAACCCGGTCTCGATCGCGCTGCCGCAGCGCGTGACGCTGGAAGTGGTCGAGACCGAGCCGGTGACCAAGGGCCAGACCGCATCGTCGTCCTACAAGCCCGCGGTGCTCTCCAATGGCGTGCGTACCACCGTGCCGCCGCACATCTCGGTCGGCACCCGCATCGTGGTGATGACCGAAGACGGCTCTTATTCCGAGCGCGCCAAGGACTGA
- a CDS encoding PrsW family glutamic-type intramembrane protease: MYLIEALPTVIGTAAIAPALLMLWLVIAAEERPGPPAQVWTAFLLGAASISLLGLARAPFAKMVAAPDDPWAALAMHSIFGVALPEEAVKVIAIVLISSTKRRTFANPMDTVVYGAAVGLGFAAYENLAYLVQHADMWRSLAALRSVLTVPFHGALGIIAGAYLTIARAGTALGANRHHRDWARLSSRLLMLAGPLALHSAFDFPLLTLQRMPDLDPTLRMWLGAASLLVGFGSIAFAIRLVRRVARHHAPRTDIARERLSQLRRMWALLLAGGGVGFLGLAFVLTSIHHWLINPERNLTLALIPIGFVSILLGLALLVVTTAIYILGRNRIRTSAEGFSSASGSG, encoded by the coding sequence ATGTACCTGATCGAAGCGTTGCCCACCGTCATCGGAACTGCGGCCATCGCCCCGGCGCTGCTGATGCTGTGGCTTGTCATCGCCGCTGAGGAGCGACCCGGCCCGCCCGCTCAGGTCTGGACCGCGTTCCTGTTGGGCGCGGCCAGCATCTCGTTGCTTGGCCTTGCCCGGGCCCCCTTCGCCAAGATGGTCGCCGCACCCGACGACCCCTGGGCGGCGCTGGCCATGCATTCGATCTTCGGCGTCGCGCTGCCTGAGGAAGCCGTCAAGGTGATCGCCATCGTTCTGATCTCCTCGACCAAGCGGCGGACTTTTGCCAACCCGATGGACACCGTGGTCTATGGCGCTGCGGTCGGCCTCGGCTTCGCTGCTTACGAGAACCTGGCCTATCTGGTCCAGCACGCCGACATGTGGCGCTCGCTGGCCGCCTTGCGCAGCGTGCTGACCGTGCCGTTTCACGGCGCGCTCGGCATCATCGCGGGCGCCTACCTGACGATCGCGCGCGCCGGCACGGCGCTGGGCGCGAACCGCCACCATCGCGACTGGGCGCGCCTGTCCAGCCGCCTCCTGATGCTCGCCGGCCCGCTCGCGCTGCATTCGGCGTTCGACTTCCCGCTGCTGACACTGCAAAGGATGCCCGATCTCGATCCGACGCTGCGGATGTGGCTGGGCGCGGCCAGCCTGCTGGTCGGCTTCGGCTCGATCGCCTTCGCAATCCGCCTGGTCCGGCGCGTCGCCCGCCACCACGCCCCCCGGACCGATATTGCGCGGGAGCGGCTCAGCCAGCTCCGCCGGATGTGGGCGCTGCTGCTCGCCGGCGGCGGCGTCGGCTTTCTCGGCCTCGCCTTCGTGCTGACCTCGATCCATCACTGGCTGATCAATCCCGAGCGCAACCTGACGCTGGCCCTGATCCCGATCGGCTTCGTCTCGATCCTGCTCGGCCTTGCGCTTCTGGTTGTCACCACCGCGATCTACATTCTCGGCCGCAACCGCATCCGTACCAGCGCGGAAGGTTTTTCGTCGGCGTCCGGCAGCGGTTGA
- a CDS encoding glutathione S-transferase family protein — translation MPDTKLTIWGRANSVNVQKVLWCLTELNLPYERIDAGMSYGRTREAEYLAMNPNARIPTLVEGDFVLWESNSIMRYLCLAHGRGTPIYPEAPKQRASIDRWLDWTLSTVQPVDRPVFWGIVRTAPAERDMIQVQRDADTAAEVWAIADRLLSSRRFMEGDAFTLADIAIGSYARRWLGVEGISRPAQPHLTRWLAELGKRPGFAQHVAPPMS, via the coding sequence ATGCCTGACACCAAGCTGACGATCTGGGGCCGCGCCAATTCGGTCAACGTGCAGAAGGTGCTGTGGTGCCTGACCGAGCTCAATCTGCCCTATGAGCGCATCGATGCCGGCATGAGCTACGGCCGGACGCGCGAGGCCGAGTATCTGGCGATGAACCCCAACGCGCGGATCCCGACGCTGGTCGAGGGCGACTTCGTGCTGTGGGAATCCAATTCGATCATGCGCTACCTCTGCCTCGCCCATGGACGCGGCACGCCGATCTATCCCGAGGCGCCGAAGCAGCGCGCCTCGATCGACCGCTGGCTCGACTGGACGCTGTCGACGGTGCAGCCGGTCGACCGCCCGGTGTTCTGGGGCATCGTGCGCACGGCGCCCGCCGAGCGCGACATGATCCAGGTGCAGCGAGATGCGGATACCGCCGCCGAGGTCTGGGCGATTGCCGACCGCCTGCTCTCCTCGCGCCGGTTCATGGAGGGCGATGCCTTCACGCTCGCCGACATCGCGATCGGCTCCTATGCGCGGCGCTGGCTCGGGGTCGAGGGCATCAGCCGGCCGGCGCAGCCGCATCTGACGCGCTGGCTCGCCGAGCTCGGCAAACGGCCCGGATTCGCACAGCATGTCGCACCGCCGATGTCGTGA